The sequence AAAAAATTGCCGGTGACAACCACCTTAAGGTTGAATCCAGTAAGATGTTTACCCGCAATGACGCTGTTGTTCCTGGTATTACCGGATCAGAGGCTATTGCAAAAGCCGCCTTTACCCTTGATGAAAAAAATCCTGTATATAAAAAAGTTCTTGAAGCTTCCGGGAAATTTTACATTATCGGCTTGAAGGAAAAACAGACACCTGATGCCGCTGCCATTACCGATAATCTTGAGAAAGTTAAGCTGCAGCTTGAAGCCCGAAAACAACAAGACTATTATTCACAATGGTTGGCGACCCGGAAAGAGAAGGCTGAAATACGGATAAATACAGATATTATTAACTAATATTCAGGATTTTTGTTGATTCTGAAGCGGTTTTATTTGTTCTGATACATTGTTTTTCAGATAATTGTCCAGGTCAAACAGCTGTTTAAACGACAGGTCGGTAAATTTGACATGGCGCTTTCTGACTTTCATTGAACTGAATGACGGTGTATCTGTTATTTCATAGTCGGCAATGGTCTGAAAGGGAAGATCCCCGACATAATAGCCCATACTGCTTAAGAAAATAGACTCTTGGTTTCTATTTACAGGTTCTTCTGAGTTGTTTTCGGTGTTTATATATTTAAAACACAATCCCCCCATGCTGATGTTGATGATTTGACCAATTTTTTTTGAATTGGGGCTGATGGCCGCATAGGCTCCTTCCAC comes from uncultured Desulfobacter sp. and encodes:
- a CDS encoding PilZ domain-containing protein encodes the protein MVGRKRTIERRKNKRYKAVEGAYAAISPNSKKIGQIINISMGGLCFKYINTENNSEEPVNRNQESIFLSSMGYYVGDLPFQTIADYEITDTPSFSSMKVRKRHVKFTDLSFKQLFDLDNYLKNNVSEQIKPLQNQQKS